From one Lolium rigidum isolate FL_2022 chromosome 4, APGP_CSIRO_Lrig_0.1, whole genome shotgun sequence genomic stretch:
- the LOC124708714 gene encoding serine/threonine-protein phosphatase alpha-2 isoform-like — MDAQALDGFIQRLLDAEHTSPEDHPPLTNAEIKLLCAAATKVLLSQPTLLKVDAPVNICGDIHGQYSDLLRIFSAAGSPSETNRYLFLGDYVDRGSRSIETICLLLAYKVKYPDAFFLIRGNHECSSVNRSFGFLAECHRRGLGQATWNIINGCFNCLPLAALVGNKIGKNIFCVHGGLSPELESMDQIGRIKRPLPQVPSEGLACDLLWSDPDAADEWGWGESSRGRSVTFGSDLVAEFVEKNGLAMVCRAHEVKQGGYEWFADRKLVTVFSAPNYAGQCDNAGAVMKVDKNLTCSFHILEPSEKRRKSVSARRPWLPRETSSCCSTSNSPSSPWSPPPASSPSPEKLVEVLSRRTFKILFWRTVLELM; from the exons atggacgCGCAGGCGCTCGATGGCTTCATCCAGCGCCTCCTCGACGCGGAGCACACCTCGCCGGAAGACCATCCGCCGCTCACCAACGCGGAGATCAAGCTCCTCTGCGCCGCCGCCACGAAGGTCCTCCTCTCCCAGCCCACGCTTCTGAAGGTCGACGCCCCCGTCAACATCTGCGGGGACATTCACGGCCAGTACTCCGACCTCCTCCGCATATTCAGCGCCGCCGGCTCCCCGTCCGAAACCAACCGCTATCTCTTCCTGGGCGACTACGTCGACCGCGGCAGCCGCAGCATCGAGACCATCTGCCTCCTCCTCGCCTACAAGGTCAAGTACCCCGACGCCTTCTTCCTCATCCGGGGAAACCACGAGTGCTCCTCCGTCAACCGCTCCTTCGGCTTCCTGGCCGAGTGCCACCGACGAGGACTGGGTCAAGCGACCTGGAACATCATCAACGGCTGCTTCAACTGCCTACCGCTGGCGGCGCTTGTCGGAAACAAGATCGGCAAGAATATCTTCTGCGTGCACGGCGGCCTGTCGCCGGAGCTTGAGAGCATGGACCAGATAGGACGAATCAAGCGCCCACTGCCGCAAGTCCCCTCCGAGGGCCTCGCGTGCGACTTGCTGTGGTCGGACCCCGACGCGGCCGACGAGTGGGGGTGGGGCGAGTCGTCCAGGGGCAGGTCCGTCACGTTCGGGTCTGACTTAGTGGCCGAGTTCGTGGAGAAGAACGGGCTGGCCATGGTGTGCAGGGCGCACGAGGTCAAGCAGGGCGGCTACGAGTGGTTCGCGGACAGGAAGCTCGTCACCGTCTTCTCCGCGCCCAACTACGCCGGCCAGTGCGACAACGCCGGTGCGGTCATGAAAGTGGACAAAAATCTCACCTGCTCCTTCCACATCCTCGAGC CCTCCGAAAAGCGCCGCAAATCTGTCTCTGCACGCCGCCCATGGCTGCCGCGGGAGACGAGCAGCTGCTGCTCCACCTCAAACTCGCCATCCTCGCCCTGGAGCCCCCCGCCTGCGTCCTCACCGTCGCCAG AAAAGCTGGTGGAGGTTCTGTCACGCCGCACGTTCAAAATTTTATTCTGGAGAACGGTATTGGAACTAAT GTAG
- the LOC124708715 gene encoding putative uncharacterized protein DDB_G0277003 isoform X2: MKANMEMNSLYIKDSQLVIESNNKVECKYLSWEEASDKDLWGCQRDIVLGADIIYNPSCVPHLVRVLSMLLREDNEQRTSVKAATSKETSDEVSEKGATGGRIAYMATVIRNVDTFSCFAKAAADAKLSIVNITSTVAPSSFLPYMLSYDRSSVQLLEITLLS; this comes from the exons ATGAAGGCGAACATGGAAATGAACAGCTTATACATAAAGGATTCTCAACTAGTAATAGAAAGCAATAATAAG GTAGAGTGCAAATATCTTTCCTGGGAAGAAGCGTCTGATAAAGATTTATGGGGCTGCCAGAGAGATATAGT TCTTGGTGCAGACATTATATACAATCCGTCCTGTGTGCCTCACCTGGTTCGGGTACTTTCTATGCTACTTAGAGAAGACAATGAGCAACGCACAAGTGTCAAAGCGGCAACCAGCAAAGAAACTAGTGATGAAGTATCTGAGAAGGGCGCAACTGGAGGCCGCATTGCCTATATGGCCACAGTTATTCGGAATGTGGATACTTTCAGTTGCTTTGCCAAGGCAGCTGCCGACGCCAAGTTGTCTATCGTCAACATTACTAGCACTGTGGCTCCCTCGAGTTTTCTTCCTTACATGCTCTCATATGATAGATCGAGTGTCCAACTTCTTGAGATTACATTGTTATCATAA
- the LOC124708715 gene encoding putative uncharacterized protein DDB_G0277003 isoform X1 has product MCVMMQVILTDGDVSTLANMKANMEMNSLYIKDSQLVIESNNKVECKYLSWEEASDKDLWGCQRDIVLGADIIYNPSCVPHLVRVLSMLLREDNEQRTSVKAATSKETSDEVSEKGATGGRIAYMATVIRNVDTFSCFAKAAADAKLSIVNITSTVAPSSFLPYMLSYDRSSVQLLEITLLS; this is encoded by the exons ATGTGTGTAATGATGCAGGTTATTCTTACTGATGGTGATGTATCTACTCTAGCAAACATGAAGGCGAACATGGAAATGAACAGCTTATACATAAAGGATTCTCAACTAGTAATAGAAAGCAATAATAAG GTAGAGTGCAAATATCTTTCCTGGGAAGAAGCGTCTGATAAAGATTTATGGGGCTGCCAGAGAGATATAGT TCTTGGTGCAGACATTATATACAATCCGTCCTGTGTGCCTCACCTGGTTCGGGTACTTTCTATGCTACTTAGAGAAGACAATGAGCAACGCACAAGTGTCAAAGCGGCAACCAGCAAAGAAACTAGTGATGAAGTATCTGAGAAGGGCGCAACTGGAGGCCGCATTGCCTATATGGCCACAGTTATTCGGAATGTGGATACTTTCAGTTGCTTTGCCAAGGCAGCTGCCGACGCCAAGTTGTCTATCGTCAACATTACTAGCACTGTGGCTCCCTCGAGTTTTCTTCCTTACATGCTCTCATATGATAGATCGAGTGTCCAACTTCTTGAGATTACATTGTTATCATAA
- the LOC124708716 gene encoding uncharacterized protein LOC124708716 produces the protein MVGDLSLLASASASPVILAPANAKDLHATLPFPPKIRPPQQHLLEAAYQAQQQQPLQHMMAVPGLATQASAAAAAAYQAFDRAALIDVQDTHPDSIQLSLGIAEQCARQEKILKFLMSGSDVNELDASILAELTGPQNLPMNMGSQPYIPDDKLTIYEFALEEPQQYLPENQLIIPDPLLEFAQSHGSALAIDENGRIIFTGSGDEMRDLLSVFLEFNVPKPEPRGCKDAYLVPYFDRKRGRNSSQSNSNLASTAIDASKSTTNVKAKSQSKKKQKGKNINERDMLQKNYFQASEAILSILLDKNKDSLSILSLKKAGPEISELLTQCSIAIAGTGLAVLLSVVCKIAIGGRTPFAATRLLNTGVGFGLFWLSCAVNNLRDTITSIFRGPTDTSMEDEAAVRIQRSVNDILFRAVTLLAVTALKFA, from the exons ATGGTGGGCGACCTCTCcctcctcgcctccgcctccgcctccccggTCATCCTCGCCCCCGCCAACGCCAAGGACCTCCATGCCACCCTGCCCTTCCCGCCCAAGATCAGGCCCCCGCAGCAGCACCTCCTCGAGGCCGCATACcaggcgcagcagcagcagcccctGCAGCACATGATGGCGGTGCCGGGGCTAGCCACCCaggcgtcggccgccgccgccgccgcctaccaGGCCTTCGACAGGGCCGCGCTCATCGACGTCCAAG ATACTCACCCTGACTCTATCCAACTGAGCCTTGGGATCGCTGAGCAGTGCGCAAGGCAAGAGAAAATCCTGAAGTTTCTAATGTCAGGATCCGATGTGAATGAACTCGATGCGTCTATACTGGCTGAGCTCACGGGACCCCAGAACCTACCAATGAACATGGGCAGCCAACCATATATCCCCGATGACAAGTTAACCATCTACGAATTCGCATTGGAGGAGCCACAGCAGTATCTACCTGAAAATCAACTCATCATCCCTGATCCTCTTTTGGAATTTGCTCAGTCCCATGGTTCTGCCCTTGCAATAGATGAAAATGGCCGGATCATCTTCACTGGGAGTGGAGATGAGATGAGAGATCTGCTTTCCGTTTTCTTGGAGTTCAATGTGCCTAAACCAGAACCAAGGGGTTGCAAGGATGCATATTTAGTTCCATACTTTGACAG GAAAAGGGGCCGAAATAGTAGCCAATCCAATTCAAATTTGGCAAGCACAGCCATCGATGCTTCGAAAAG CACGACAAACGTGAAGGCAAAATCTCAATCGAAGAAGAAACAGAAGGGAAAAAACATCAATGAACGTGACATGCTTCAGAAGAATTACTTCCAGGCCAGCGAAGCAATTTTGTCGATCCTCCTGGACAAGAACAAAGACAGCTTGTCAATTCTCTCACTGAAAAAAGCAGGTCCTGAGATCAGTGAACTGTTGACACAATGCTCTATTGCTATTGCCGGAACTGGCTTGGCTGTTCTTCTGTCTGTCGTGTGCAAAATTGCTATCGGTGGGAGGACTCCCTTCGCCGCTACCCGTCTGCTGAACACGGGCGTTGGGTTTGGACTCTTCTGGCTCTCATGTGCGGTAAATAACCTGCGGGATACGATCACCAGCATATTTAGAGGCCCAACCGACACAAGCATGGAGGATGAAGCTGCAGTGAGAATACAAAGAAGCGTGAACGATATTCTTTTCAGAGCTGTAACTCTCTTGGCGGTCACTGCGTTGAAGTTTGCCTGA